The DNA sequence GCGCAGGGCGTTGGTCAGCGCGATCTGGACGTGGCCGAACAGCATGGCCTTGGCGGCTTCCTCGGGGACGCCGGCGGTGTGAACGGTCTCGTGCAGTGCCTCGTTGAGCAGGGTGCCGATCATGCAGGCCACCGTTTCCACGAGGGTGGGTTCGAGGATGGCGAGCTGCTTGACGGTGACCCAGTGGACGTCGATGACGGGGGCGTAGATGGTGCGGATGGTCGCCTCCGCAGCTGCCTTGGTGGCCTCCGGGGCGTCTTCGTCGATGGCGGCCACCACGTTCTGCGGGGCGCCCTGGCCGCCGAAGGTGTCGGCCCATTCTTCCTTGGTGGTGCGCTCCAGGAACACGGACGGGTGGCACGGGTGCGCTACCGCCTGCACGACGTCGTCGCGCTTGGCCAGCAGGCCGGCGTAGGCGGCGGCGGGGTCCAGGGTGAGGAGGATGGATCCGGCTTTCATCTGCGGGACCACGCCTTCTGACACGATGCCCAGGACGGTGTCCGGGACGGCGAGGATCACCACGTCGGCGCCCTTGACGGCGTCGTCCGTGGCGGTGATCTCGCGGCGCTCGGCGCGGACGCGCTCCTGGCCGGCGGGGGAGTTCTCGCTGTAGAAGACGGTGTGGCCGGACTTCTGGAGGTTCCGGGAAACCCGCAGCCCCATCTTGCCCCCGGCTCCGATGACGGCGACGGTCAAAGTTTCTGCTGACATTTCACTTGCTCCTTAGGTATTCGATGCTTTGCCGGGTCCACTGGTTTTCGAGCCGGATGGTTTCCGCCTCGGTGTCCTGCCAGGGCAGCCAGTGTTCGACGATTTGGTTGATGTTTCGTTCGTGCGGCCGGATCTTCCCGGCCATGTACCCGTAGTCGAGCAGGCCTTCGCCGAGTGGGGCGCCGGAGTAGGTGAATCCCACCCAGCCGTCCTTGCGGCTGAAGGCAAAGTCCTTGACGTGCATGTTCAGGACATGGGGTGCGACGGCGTCAATCACCTCACGCGGCATCTCC is a window from the Arthrobacter sp. NicSoilC5 genome containing:
- a CDS encoding phosphogluconate dehydrogenase C-terminal domain-containing protein, encoding MSAETLTVAVIGAGGKMGLRVSRNLQKSGHTVFYSENSPAGQERVRAERREITATDDAVKGADVVILAVPDTVLGIVSEGVVPQMKAGSILLTLDPAAAYAGLLAKRDDVVQAVAHPCHPSVFLERTTKEEWADTFGGQGAPQNVVAAIDEDAPEATKAAAEATIRTIYAPVIDVHWVTVKQLAILEPTLVETVACMIGTLLNEALHETVHTAGVPEEAAKAMLFGHVQIALTNALRGSNPFSEACEIAIQYGKDTIIKDDWKKIFDDSELDGVIAKMLKLEAVKR